The Zingiber officinale cultivar Zhangliang chromosome 9A, Zo_v1.1, whole genome shotgun sequence genome window below encodes:
- the LOC122019985 gene encoding meiotic recombination protein SPO11-1 isoform X1, translating to MAGGRTLSSSPSDLLRRIKGFVQSLVDDLGNDRPPSVALDRYRNYCSDLSGRCMCSYDLPIGKEIISIEKESHTYRLDVLLTMLLIIQQLLQENKHGSKRDIYYMHPGVFLDQAAVDQAINDICILLKCSRHHLNVVPVGKGLVMGWLRFSEAGRKVCCINNPNTAYSIPVSLEEVEDIASVSRYILVVEKESVFQRLANDKFCEKNQCIIITGRGYPDVSTRRFLRHIVDKLLLPVYCLVDYDPYGFDILTIYRFGSMQMAYDANMLRVPTVRWLGVFHSDLDKYHFPDRCLLKMTSHDKERAKAMLLRCYLSKEAPQWRKELEVMVQKGMKFEIEALSSNSLSFLSEYIPEKIHEGSCI from the exons ATGGCGGGAGGAAGAACTTTGAGTTCCAGCCCGTCCGATCTGCTCCGTCGAATCAAAG GCTTTGTGCAGTCCCTCGTTGATGATCTCGGCAACGATCGACCTCCTTCCGTCGCCCTAGATCGGTACCGCAACTACTGCTCGGATCTTTCGGGAAGATG CATGTGTAGCTATGACTTGCCCATTGGTAAGGAAATAATTTCAATTGAGAAGGAAAGCCACACATATAGACTGG ATGTCTTGCTTACAATGCTTCTTATCATACAACAATTGTTACAAGAAAACAAACATGGATCAAAGAGAGACATATACTACATGCACCCTGGGGTATTCTTAG ATCAAGCAGCTGTTGATCAGGCTATCAATGACATCTGTATTCTATTGAAGTGCAGTCGTCATCATCTCAATGTG GTGCCGGTTGGGAAAGG ATTGGTGATGGGCTGGTTGAGATTCTCAGAAGCTGGTAGGAAGGTTTGTTGCATAAACAATCCCAACACA GCCTATTCTATTCCTGTGTCGCTTGAGGAGGTGGAAG ATATTGCCAGTGTTTCCAGATATATTCTTGTTGTCGAGAAGGAATCAG TGTTTCAGCGCTTGGCGAATGATAAATTTTGCGAGAAAAACCAATGCATTATTATTACA GGAAGAGGATATCCTGATGTCTCTACAAGAAG GTTTTTGCGCCATATTGTAGACAAGCTTCTTTTGCCAGTATATTGCCTGGTGGATTATGATCCTTATGGTTTTGATATACTAACCATATATAGGTTTGGTTCCATG CAAATGGCATATGATGCTAATATGTTGCGTGTACCTACTGTACGTTGGCTTGGAGTCTTTCATTCAGACTTGGACAAGTATCATTTTCCGGATCGCTGTCTTCTCAAAATGACATCTCATG ACAAGGAGAGAGCTAAAGCAATGCTTCTTAGATGCTATTTGTCAAAGGAAGCACCACAATGGAG GAAGGAGCTGGAGGTCATGGTGCAAAAGGGTATGAAATTTGAGATTGAAGCATTATCTTCCAACTCACTGTCATTTTTATCGGAGTACATCCCAGAGAAGATTCACGAGGGAAGTTGCATATAA
- the LOC122019985 gene encoding meiotic recombination protein SPO11-1 isoform X4 produces MAGGRTLSSSPSDLLRRIKGFVQSLVDDLGNDRPPSVALDRYRNYCSDLSGRCMCSYDLPIGKEIISIEKESHTYRLDVLLTMLLIIQQLLQENKHGSKRDIYYMHPGVFLDQAAVDQAINDICILLKCSRHHLNVVPVGKGLVMGWLRFSEAGRKVCCINNPNTAYSIPVSLEEVEDIASVSRYILVVEKESVFQRLANDKFCEKNQCIIITGRGYPDVSTRRFLRHIVDKLLLPVYCLVDYDPYGFDILTIYRFGSMVCLLQASITMKQMAYDANMLRVPTVRWLGVFHSDLDKYHFPDRCLLKMTSHDKERAKAMLLRCYLSKEAPQWRKELEVMVQKGMKFEIEALSSNSLSFLSEYIPEKIHEGSCI; encoded by the exons ATGGCGGGAGGAAGAACTTTGAGTTCCAGCCCGTCCGATCTGCTCCGTCGAATCAAAG GCTTTGTGCAGTCCCTCGTTGATGATCTCGGCAACGATCGACCTCCTTCCGTCGCCCTAGATCGGTACCGCAACTACTGCTCGGATCTTTCGGGAAGATG CATGTGTAGCTATGACTTGCCCATTGGTAAGGAAATAATTTCAATTGAGAAGGAAAGCCACACATATAGACTGG ATGTCTTGCTTACAATGCTTCTTATCATACAACAATTGTTACAAGAAAACAAACATGGATCAAAGAGAGACATATACTACATGCACCCTGGGGTATTCTTAG ATCAAGCAGCTGTTGATCAGGCTATCAATGACATCTGTATTCTATTGAAGTGCAGTCGTCATCATCTCAATGTG GTGCCGGTTGGGAAAGG ATTGGTGATGGGCTGGTTGAGATTCTCAGAAGCTGGTAGGAAGGTTTGTTGCATAAACAATCCCAACACA GCCTATTCTATTCCTGTGTCGCTTGAGGAGGTGGAAG ATATTGCCAGTGTTTCCAGATATATTCTTGTTGTCGAGAAGGAATCAG TGTTTCAGCGCTTGGCGAATGATAAATTTTGCGAGAAAAACCAATGCATTATTATTACA GGAAGAGGATATCCTGATGTCTCTACAAGAAG GTTTTTGCGCCATATTGTAGACAAGCTTCTTTTGCCAGTATATTGCCTGGTGGATTATGATCCTTATGGTTTTGATATACTAACCATATATAGGTTTGGTTCCATGGTATGCCTGCTTCAAGCTTCAATAACCA TGAAGCAAATGGCATATGATGCTAATATGTTGCGTGTACCTACTGTACGTTGGCTTGGAGTCTTTCATTCAGACTTGGACAAGTATCATTTTCCGGATCGCTGTCTTCTCAAAATGACATCTCATG ACAAGGAGAGAGCTAAAGCAATGCTTCTTAGATGCTATTTGTCAAAGGAAGCACCACAATGGAG GAAGGAGCTGGAGGTCATGGTGCAAAAGGGTATGAAATTTGAGATTGAAGCATTATCTTCCAACTCACTGTCATTTTTATCGGAGTACATCCCAGAGAAGATTCACGAGGGAAGTTGCATATAA
- the LOC122019985 gene encoding meiotic recombination protein SPO11-1 isoform X3, translated as MAGGRTLSSSPSDLLRRIKGFVQSLVDDLGNDRPPSVALDRYRNYCSDLSGRCMCSYDLPIGKEIISIEKESHTYRLDVLLTMLLIIQQLLQENKHGSKRDIYYMHPGVFLDQAAVDQAINDICILLKCSRHHLNVVPVGKGLVMGWLRFSEAGRKVCCINNPNTAYSIPVSLEEVEDIASVSRYILVVEKESVFQRLANDKFCEKNQCIIITGRGYPDVSTRRFLRHIVDKLLLPVYCLVDYDPYGFDILTIYRFGSMGKDS; from the exons ATGGCGGGAGGAAGAACTTTGAGTTCCAGCCCGTCCGATCTGCTCCGTCGAATCAAAG GCTTTGTGCAGTCCCTCGTTGATGATCTCGGCAACGATCGACCTCCTTCCGTCGCCCTAGATCGGTACCGCAACTACTGCTCGGATCTTTCGGGAAGATG CATGTGTAGCTATGACTTGCCCATTGGTAAGGAAATAATTTCAATTGAGAAGGAAAGCCACACATATAGACTGG ATGTCTTGCTTACAATGCTTCTTATCATACAACAATTGTTACAAGAAAACAAACATGGATCAAAGAGAGACATATACTACATGCACCCTGGGGTATTCTTAG ATCAAGCAGCTGTTGATCAGGCTATCAATGACATCTGTATTCTATTGAAGTGCAGTCGTCATCATCTCAATGTG GTGCCGGTTGGGAAAGG ATTGGTGATGGGCTGGTTGAGATTCTCAGAAGCTGGTAGGAAGGTTTGTTGCATAAACAATCCCAACACA GCCTATTCTATTCCTGTGTCGCTTGAGGAGGTGGAAG ATATTGCCAGTGTTTCCAGATATATTCTTGTTGTCGAGAAGGAATCAG TGTTTCAGCGCTTGGCGAATGATAAATTTTGCGAGAAAAACCAATGCATTATTATTACA GGAAGAGGATATCCTGATGTCTCTACAAGAAG GTTTTTGCGCCATATTGTAGACAAGCTTCTTTTGCCAGTATATTGCCTGGTGGATTATGATCCTTATGGTTTTGATATACTAACCATATATAGGTTTGGTTCCATG GGCAAAGACAGCTAA
- the LOC122019985 gene encoding meiotic recombination protein SPO11-1 isoform X2, with translation MAGGRTLSSSPSDLLRRIKGFVQSLVDDLGNDRPPSVALDRYRNYCSDLSGRCMCSYDLPIGKEIISIEKESHTYRLDVLLTMLLIIQQLLQENKHGSKRDIYYMHPGVFLDQAAVDQAINDICILLKCSRHHLNVVPVGKGLVMGWLRFSEAGRKVCCINNPNTAYSIPVSLEEVEDIASVSRYILVVEKESVFQRLANDKFCEKNQCIIITGRGYPDVSTRRFLRHIVDKLLLPVYCLVDYDPYGFDILTIYRFGSMVCLLQASITIFIQ, from the exons ATGGCGGGAGGAAGAACTTTGAGTTCCAGCCCGTCCGATCTGCTCCGTCGAATCAAAG GCTTTGTGCAGTCCCTCGTTGATGATCTCGGCAACGATCGACCTCCTTCCGTCGCCCTAGATCGGTACCGCAACTACTGCTCGGATCTTTCGGGAAGATG CATGTGTAGCTATGACTTGCCCATTGGTAAGGAAATAATTTCAATTGAGAAGGAAAGCCACACATATAGACTGG ATGTCTTGCTTACAATGCTTCTTATCATACAACAATTGTTACAAGAAAACAAACATGGATCAAAGAGAGACATATACTACATGCACCCTGGGGTATTCTTAG ATCAAGCAGCTGTTGATCAGGCTATCAATGACATCTGTATTCTATTGAAGTGCAGTCGTCATCATCTCAATGTG GTGCCGGTTGGGAAAGG ATTGGTGATGGGCTGGTTGAGATTCTCAGAAGCTGGTAGGAAGGTTTGTTGCATAAACAATCCCAACACA GCCTATTCTATTCCTGTGTCGCTTGAGGAGGTGGAAG ATATTGCCAGTGTTTCCAGATATATTCTTGTTGTCGAGAAGGAATCAG TGTTTCAGCGCTTGGCGAATGATAAATTTTGCGAGAAAAACCAATGCATTATTATTACA GGAAGAGGATATCCTGATGTCTCTACAAGAAG GTTTTTGCGCCATATTGTAGACAAGCTTCTTTTGCCAGTATATTGCCTGGTGGATTATGATCCTTATGGTTTTGATATACTAACCATATATAGGTTTGGTTCCATGGTATGCCTGCTTCAAGCTTCAATAACCATATTCATTCAATAA